In Pseudomonas sp. ADAK2, the genomic window AAGGCGCGGAAGAAATTGCTCGGGTCGGCAAACCCCAACAGGTAGGCAATTTCCAGCAGGGTCATGCTCGGCTGCGCCAGGTACTGCTCGGCCAGTTCACGGCGGGTGTCGTCGAGCAAGGTCTGGAAACTCGTGCCTTCTTCCTGTAAGCGGCGCTGCAAGGTGCGTTGTGACAGGTGCAACGTCTGCGCCACGGTATCGCGCTTCGGTTCACCCTGGGGCAGCAAACGGCACAGCACTTGGCGGGCCTTGTGGGTCACGCGACTTTCGGAGAACCGCGCCAGGTACTCACCGGCAAACCGGTCATGCAGCAGCGCCATCGCCTCGTTGGCGGTCGGCAGCGGCGCTTCCATATCGGCGCGCTCGAAGATCAACGCGTCATAAGGGGCGTTGAACACCAGCGGCGCATGGAAGGCTTGTTTATAGGGTTCGAGGTCGGCGGGTTCATCGCCCTGCACCAGCACCTTGCGCGGTTGCAGGGTGCGGCCAGTCAGCCAGCCGCACAGCGCCAGGGCGCAAGCCAACGAGGCTTCGGCACTTTGCCGGGTCGGCGGCAGATGATCGCCGTGAACCGTCAGGATCAGTGCGTAACCCTCGTCCAGCAAGCGGAAACTCAGGTCGGCACTTTCGGCAATGATCCGCTGATAACGCACCAGCCGCTGAAAGCCTTCGGCCAGCGTCTGGCTCGACATCAAGGCGTAACCGGCGACATGGAAGGATGCCGGTCGCACCACCTTGCCCATGTTCAGGCCGATCGCCGGGTTACCGGACAGCTCGACCGCGCGC contains:
- a CDS encoding AraC family transcriptional regulator, which gives rise to MSERTTSASWAMGIVKALEMDGLDCRVLFKQLGLDYASLDDPDARFPQDSMTRLWQRAVELSGNPAIGLNMGKVVRPASFHVAGYALMSSQTLAEGFQRLVRYQRIIAESADLSFRLLDEGYALILTVHGDHLPPTRQSAEASLACALALCGWLTGRTLQPRKVLVQGDEPADLEPYKQAFHAPLVFNAPYDALIFERADMEAPLPTANEAMALLHDRFAGEYLARFSESRVTHKARQVLCRLLPQGEPKRDTVAQTLHLSQRTLQRRLQEEGTSFQTLLDDTRRELAEQYLAQPSMTLLEIAYLLGFADPSNFFRAFRRWFDATPGEYRTRLLDAPKLISDARTPEYTERTP